The following is a genomic window from Dermacentor variabilis isolate Ectoservices chromosome 11, ASM5094787v1, whole genome shotgun sequence.
TGACTAAAAGGAACAACGTGGTCGTATGGAAATTGTAAGAGAGGGTCGTTCATGGATTCGGCAGGGCCGGGAACTCGTGGTACTTGTTGCCAATCTTGTGCAGGCACAGCATGATGCCGCCGTTGCGTTCGTCCTCCAGGAGTTGAACGATAGCGAGTGCCACTACAACGGGCCTGGAGAAGATAAAGAATGCATATGCAAATGTAACGCATTTGGGGAAATGTACGAGAAGTGAAAAATTTCGTGAAGCCTTTACTTACACGGTGCAAAAACTAAACGGAATACGTTATATTCTCTTTATCGCCACACATGCAACGTGGGATGTCATGCACTGTTTGCTCTGTGCATCGTACCGGTGACAACTTTAATGCGACGCCGTCTTTATGTCCACACGCTACACCGTTAACAGCACTTCCTGCAAAATCACACTGTATAACTTCCGCGCAGTGACGTCACGGGGACGACGGTGATGTTTTTCGAGGAGAAAAAATGTTGTGGGAAGGTGTATTCTTATAGAAGGATGACCAAAAGACAGGGTTAAGGTTGGTTATCACTTTTCGCGTTTCACTCCTGCGAGCATGACCTAATGGAAACCGGCGCGCGCACTCTTGGTTTCGCGGGAACGCGGCTTCGCGCGTACGTGCGATATACGCGACGCGAAGCGCTCGCCCATTCCTCGTGACAGGAGCTGTTCTAACCACGATTAGGAAAGTCAGCGAGGGTTTCACTGTAAGAAAGCTTCACTGACTGTTCGCTACAGCTAACCACGGCTATTACATGCTTTCGCGCTTTCGAGCTTTCGGGGGCTCGTTGAGGCATAAAGTGCACAAGAGAGGCTTCGGGGCAACTTTTGTGCTCAAAATATGGGCACCAAGTATGCGATGATAATTAGCCTGCAGGCTAATTAGCATCGCATATTTGGTGCCCATATTTGGCACCTCGCCGGTGCGAATCATCATCGGTTATCATAACGTACTGTGGATGCTTATTAATGCGTTCCGGAACAACCTCGAAGACCTTGGTATGACACACTATCTTTACGCACTATATTCATTGGGAATACCAAACAATATATTCGCAAGCAACGGATAAAACGACCAAACAGCATATAGCTTTGGAGGAGTTCGTCCCATTTTGATCTCGTGGTTATCGTTACCCTGGACTGAATGACGCACACGAATGATTTAGCGCTCAATTGTTGTTGCGAGTCATCAGTAACAGCCGGGTATTGAATGCCACGCCTAGTGCTCAGCTGTACACGCTTACGCCTGCATATCTATAAGGCGCACCCGGCAATGTGGAACACGAGGCTCTCGATACTCCTACCGCCCTCTATCGGTGAGCAACCGCTCGTCGCTGCGTAATTGAATAGCACCGCAGTTGGCAAATTAAATCTCGACAAGACGCAGTTGTCAATTGAAGTTTTGTTgacgttcgaaaaaaaaagccagtTGGGAACATCTTTGACAAATTTCACCACTGTGGCAATAACGGCGTATGTGCCTTAGAGGTTTGATTATTTCAATGGGGTCCCGCTTAACTAGTAAAGCGGCTCGTGAACTTCAAGCCTTATTACCACAGTGGTTAAAGTTTCCGAGGATGTTTTCGAGTGCGTCTTTTTCATATGACAATGTAATCGTAATTGATAACTGGGTCCTTTCGAGAAGGAAGATTTTTTTAAAACTGTGCTGCCCATTCAGTTCAGCTCCGAGCGGACCCTCACGGGTCTCGCTCGCCTCGCGTTCTGCATTTCTAGGTACGCTGAGTACAAGCTTTCCTCTCCTCTGTGGCATGAGAACATTTACAGATCAGGCTCATCTTCCTTCGGCTTTGCAATATGCTTGTAAGGCAGTGGTACAGGCTCCTAGTCAATCGAATGCCGCTTCCCCGGGAAGAATATGCGGAACACATGTGGAAATATTGTGCCCTGTGCGAAAAGTTAAAataggattgaaatggcagtggAATGCACCAATGTTCTGTAATATAAAGCAACAGACAGTGAAGCCAGCGAAACTAAGGATAACTAAGTGAACTAACATAAATAAACGTAATGAAATAAGATAGTATGATATTGTATATAGTAATAATATATGGTATAGTATACTAGTATAGTCTACCATAGAGTATATAATATTATGTAGTAATATATAATGATAATATagcataataataaataatatagTGTACGGGAACATGGCCGCGACGGTATTGGTAATTGGTATTGGTAATTGGTAATATAATTGGTAATATTGGTAATTGGTAAAGCACCACACACCTAATGCAGGCTCGGTTGTCATCTGTGGTAAGATGCATTTTCGACCGCTTtcacttttgttctttcttttaaaaCCATTTGACACCGTTGAGCAAAACCATACAGAACACAGGGCCGCTGTAATAAACAGCCCTTCTTCGTAATTAACGCGCATAAATTAATATTGACGAGTGCACCGAaaagttcgcaatgccaagtttggactgtaGTCCTAAACTTCAAGTTACATTCGCAGGCTGAGGAGAAAACCAGCCTTATTGCGCAAGCCCTTGTCCCTCTGCTTTCTTCTCCCGGGTGTATAAGATATCGAAAGGTATGCTCTGAACTTAACTGGACAGGAAACTTTTTCGATGAATTTTTCGCGGAACCACCTGACCAATATTCTCCGATATGCTTGCAATCGCGTGCAATAAATGATAACATGTGAGATGCAGCAACATTACAAACGTACTGCTGGATGCGGGTGTCGTAGACGTGGGCGTATTCAACGGTGTCCTCTGACATTCGACAGTAGTCTGACAGCTGGGCCCACAGCCTGGTATCGATGGGGTCCGGGCAGATGCAGTGAACCTTGACACCGGTGCGGCTGAAGTACATGTCGGTCTGCGAATGAGCAGCAGGTGTGCCAGGAAGGACACGTTATCGCTTGTCTTTGTAATTTGAGAAAACACGTGATGCACCGCGCATTTTTCGCAACTAGACTGTTGTTCGCTGACCCTCGTTTACTGACCTTCACCGTACGCTCGTTCGTGATTctgcaacgtcacgaaaacctgCAGAATCTTCCGGAGCACGGGAAAGACATAATCGAAACAATTGCGACTATTTCGTACACACACTCATGCATCGTACATCCTCATTCCTTGTACTTTGTGGCTATGTATTGCGCAGCCAGTCGTTAAAGTTCACAGTTGGGAACGTGGGGCAATTTTTCAGGTCATACCCACAGGTGGCACTGAAATAACGAGCAGCTACGCGAAGTACGCATTGAAGTGCTCTCCTTCTTGCTTAAAAAAATAATCTTGAACCAGAAGCAACAGAAGCGTGATGTGTTTGTAAGGCAGTCTTTCCTGCTTAATTTTACCATGCGGGATCTTCTCGCGTTCATATCCAATAATGAGCCCTTGCTTTTACGTTTGGGTGGAAAATGTGGTACATATTGCTCTCAGCTTCAATAAATATCCTCTAGTTGTCAACCACTTCTCAGGCAGCACTtcatgtgtttgttttctttcactttgtttacagCACAGTATAACGTCCTGGGAACTTCCAGATTCGGCTCTGGCAGTTTGTATTGTcccgtgagtgaaagcatgtgttTCTCAACAGAAGGCGCGATTTTTTTTACCGGAAACACAGTGCGCCACCATGTTATGCATAATTTAATTCGGAAGAGTCAAACGGCTTACCCCGAAGCATCTGGTCATGGTGACGATGGCGGCTTGGGATGTGATGAACGCAGGCAGCTCCGGAAGCACGTAAATAcctggaaggaaaggaaagtactCTGGCATGTGAAACTGTCGCTGGACCCCTTTTTTTCATACAACCCTGGACCCGCTTTCATACAACGCTGGACCCCTTTTTTTCAATGGCCTTAATGCACGATGAAAAATTATTTCGTTGGCAGCAAATCCCAGTCTGATTTGGAGGATGAGAGAGATTCTTTCTTTAAAAGAACAGTTCTGGTTACACCATCGCATATAGCGTAACAGTTTGCCAGTAAGGAAATGGGTTTGAAAGCATGATGGAAATAAATAATGAACAACTCATGTTGACAATTCAGATTCAAAAAGTGCCCAATTGCATGTAAGAACTGACACAAAGCAACCGTAATCAGAATTTAATAATTGTAAACAATAGGTTACCCTGCTGCCTCACTTCTGCGAGATATTGCGTGGCGGTACAGAAGAATCTCCAACGTTTTTTATGAAAGATTTGAGTGCTGATATTATAATAAACTTGTTCTATGGTGTGAATGGAATTATTGTGTCGAATGGGCTACAAGATGGACGAAAATTAATTACACGCCAGAAAAAAATTGAGGGCTCCACAAGAACATACAGGTATCAGCAGATCATAGTTAATATATAAAGAGGTAGTTCTTACGTATGCATATCGCTTAAAGCAATATAAAACATGAACggaaggttatatatatatatatatatatatatatatatatatatatatatatatatatatatatatatatgtctataaATTTCATGTATTCGCAGTACAGAACAAATGCGGACTCCATAGAATTACATAGCTGTCATAAATTATGCGCATGTTCCTGCTGTTCTTACCTATGTTGTAGTTTTGTCATAAGGAACAACATAAAGTCGCACTTTGAAGAAGAATATGAGGAAACTATGCACCTGTATCATTAATTGTCGAGGTGCAGAATGACAAAAATCAAACCTATAGCTTCAGTGTGCTGCAGTTGCATTAAAAGCCAATGGCAGCTGCAACTTATGAGGAAAAAATTGGCCATGTTGTACCGACTTTTCTTTTACGTAATCCTTTTGCGTTTAAAACTTCGGAATCTCAGGTCAGAAAATGAATCCACAATTTTATGTTGCAATTAACGTAGCCTTCAAGAGAATGGCATCCGTTGCCCCAAATCAATGTTGACAGAATTTGTTAGGATTTCCCGAGGTTTTTTCATTCAATAATGCTCTCGTTTTTTCAGAACTGGTGAATATGAAATAATGTCTTTTACGATGCTGTTCAGCCAGCAATTAGGGGGTCAATCAATGACGCATACCTGATACCGATGAGACGTTGACGATGTGTCCTCCTTTTCCACCTTTAGATTTGTCCATGTATTTCATCCCGAGGAGGATGCCGGAGTAATAAGCTTCCTAGATTGCGCCGAGAACAAAGAAATAAAGCTGAAATATTTATGATTTGACAGCAGCGCAGGTGGTGCTTTCTCAGAAAGACCCATCATTCCGAAAAGTGTTTTTCATAGAGACGATAGTGCCACTACTGCAAAGAACACGTCAAGCCGAGTTAAAGTATTAGCACGCTGCCACACGTACATATATAGCTAAGGGAGATCTGTGTCGTGTTTGTTTCTGCACTGACCGCGAGAATGCTATGTGGTGAACTCAGCTTTATTTACGGGAGGCTTATTTGCAGCCATGCTTttaaatctatatatatatatatatatatatatatatatatatatatatatatatatatatatatatatatatatatatatataaagaactatTCGTCATCCGAAGATGCCGATGTGCTCTTGCTTGTGACTGTAGTTACTATAGTTATTCCTTACAGAACATTCACTTTGATAGTTTATATGATATTTTTACGTGCGTTCACTTTAATAGCTTTTATTCTTCTGGACGTGATCTGAGACTTCTCTTGGAGGTTAGCTCTGTTTCGCGCTTGTCTAAGTTACCGCTAAGCACTTGATTTCTGCGGGTGGAAAT
Proteins encoded in this region:
- the LOC142564452 gene encoding 15-hydroxyprostaglandin dehydrogenase [NAD(+)]-like: MKDFNGKVALITGGAMGLGRGIAEALLQKGCKVSILDIDEAMGKQTAADMVKKFPNSNCVFYKCDVSNDAQLEDGFKKTKNHFGVINIVVNNAGIAGEDNWRKVFAVNIEAYYSGILLGMKYMDKSKGGKGGHIVNVSSVSGIYVLPELPAFITSQAAIVTMTRCFGTDMYFSRTGVKVHCICPDPIDTRLWAQLSDYCRMSEDTVEYAHVYDTRIQQPVVVALAIVQLLEDERNGGIMLCLHKIGNKYHEFPALPNP